A window of Candidatus Margulisiibacteriota bacterium contains these coding sequences:
- the purH gene encoding bifunctional phosphoribosylaminoimidazolecarboxamide formyltransferase/IMP cyclohydrolase, translating to MRALVSVSDKTGIVEFCRGLAVLGCEIVSTGGTARVLKENGVPTLDISEVTGFPEMLDGRVKTLHPKIHGGLLALRDNPEHAAVCQKHGIAFIDLVVVNLYPFEQTVAKPDAALAEAVENIDIGGPSMLRSAAKNYRAVTVITDPQDYAPVLAELRKNKTVPLEIREYLAVKVFERTAAYDKAISDYLNKALLHKTPNVTQTLRYGENPHQNAVYIGKPYTQLHGKELSFNNIIDIDAAQNIVADFAEPAAVIVKHTNPCGAAVGATPEEAYDKALAGDPVSAFGGIVGVNRPVSAALAERVAKLFVEVVVAPDFTPEALAKLREKKNIRLIKTDFTYSGPDVKRTNHGYLVQDRDRMLTTEKDLRLQTKTAPQDLRNLLFAWKICRQVKSNAIVLAKDGAVIGVGAGQMSRIDALDCAVKKAREHNAAKLAGCLLASDAFFPFRDVVDSAAQAGVREIIQPGGSVRDAESIAACDEHGLAMVFTGRRHFKH from the coding sequence ATGCGCGCGCTGGTTTCGGTTTCTGATAAAACAGGTATTGTGGAGTTTTGTCGGGGGCTGGCCGTGCTGGGCTGTGAGATCGTTTCGACCGGCGGCACCGCCAGGGTTCTCAAAGAAAACGGCGTTCCGACGCTCGATATTTCGGAAGTGACCGGCTTTCCTGAAATGCTGGACGGGCGCGTAAAAACGCTGCATCCCAAAATCCACGGCGGCCTGCTAGCTCTGCGCGACAATCCCGAGCATGCGGCCGTTTGCCAGAAACACGGCATTGCTTTTATTGATCTGGTCGTGGTCAATCTTTATCCTTTTGAGCAGACTGTCGCCAAACCGGACGCCGCGCTGGCTGAAGCTGTTGAAAATATTGACATCGGCGGGCCGTCGATGCTGCGTTCGGCAGCCAAAAATTACCGCGCGGTCACGGTTATTACTGATCCCCAAGATTACGCGCCGGTGCTGGCGGAGTTGCGTAAAAATAAAACCGTGCCGCTGGAGATCCGGGAATATCTGGCCGTGAAAGTTTTTGAACGCACGGCGGCTTATGACAAAGCGATCAGCGATTATCTGAACAAAGCTCTGCTGCATAAAACGCCGAACGTTACACAGACGCTGCGCTACGGCGAAAACCCGCATCAAAACGCCGTGTACATCGGCAAGCCTTACACGCAGCTGCACGGCAAGGAATTGTCTTTCAATAATATTATCGACATCGACGCCGCGCAGAATATCGTCGCGGATTTTGCCGAGCCGGCCGCGGTGATCGTCAAACACACTAATCCCTGCGGCGCGGCGGTCGGAGCCACGCCGGAAGAAGCTTACGACAAAGCGCTGGCCGGCGATCCAGTCTCGGCTTTTGGCGGCATAGTCGGCGTCAATCGTCCCGTGTCCGCGGCGCTGGCCGAGCGCGTGGCCAAACTTTTTGTCGAAGTGGTGGTCGCGCCGGATTTCACGCCGGAAGCGCTGGCCAAACTGCGGGAAAAGAAAAATATCCGTTTGATCAAAACGGATTTTACTTACAGCGGCCCCGATGTCAAAAGGACAAACCACGGCTATCTGGTGCAGGACCGCGACAGGATGCTGACGACGGAAAAAGACCTGCGGCTGCAGACCAAAACAGCTCCGCAGGATTTGCGGAATTTATTGTTTGCCTGGAAAATCTGCCGGCAGGTGAAATCTAACGCTATCGTGCTGGCCAAAGACGGCGCGGTGATCGGTGTGGGCGCGGGGCAGATGTCGCGCATTGACGCGCTGGACTGCGCGGTCAAAAAAGCCCGCGAGCACAATGCGGCAAAACTGGCGGGCTGTCTGCTGGCTTCCGACGCGTTTTTCCCGTTCCGCGATGTGGTGGACAGCGCGGCTCAGGCCGGCGTGCGGGAGATCATTCAACCGGGCGGCTCGGTGCGTGACGCGGAGTCTATCGCGGCCTGTGACGAGCACGGCCTGGCTATGGTCTTTACCGGCCGTCGGCATTTCAAGCATTAA
- the nadA gene encoding quinolinate synthase NadA — MTELAARIQRLKKEKNALILAHVYTPPEIQDVADFVGDSLGLSRKSADASVTQDKIIFCGVYFMAETAALLSPQKKVFIPEPNAGCPMADMATAAEALKLQAEHPGAAVVTYVNSTAAVKAVSDICVTSANAVEIVRKLPQREIIFVPDRSLGAYVAAQVPGKEIILWPGFCPTHHRILAEFLARVKAAHPRALVLAHPENNQNILDRADFIGSTGQMQKYAAASPAAEFIVASENGLLHRLRTDNPAKKFYPVTPLAVCPNMKKNTLEKLLNVLENEVNLVTVDAAVADKARLAIQRMLELT; from the coding sequence ATGACCGAGCTTGCCGCGCGCATCCAGCGCTTGAAAAAGGAAAAAAACGCGCTGATCCTGGCGCATGTTTATACTCCGCCGGAGATACAGGATGTTGCGGATTTTGTGGGCGACAGTCTGGGCTTGAGCCGCAAATCCGCGGACGCTTCCGTAACGCAGGATAAAATAATTTTTTGCGGCGTATATTTTATGGCCGAGACTGCCGCGCTGCTCTCCCCGCAAAAAAAAGTTTTTATTCCCGAGCCTAACGCTGGTTGCCCAATGGCGGACATGGCCACCGCGGCTGAAGCGCTCAAACTCCAGGCCGAACATCCCGGCGCGGCAGTCGTTACTTATGTGAACAGCACCGCGGCGGTCAAAGCCGTGTCGGATATTTGCGTTACTTCGGCCAACGCGGTGGAGATCGTCAGAAAACTGCCGCAGCGGGAAATAATTTTTGTGCCGGACAGATCACTGGGCGCGTATGTTGCCGCGCAGGTTCCCGGCAAAGAAATAATTTTGTGGCCGGGTTTTTGTCCGACGCATCACCGTATCCTGGCGGAGTTTTTGGCGCGGGTCAAAGCCGCGCATCCGCGAGCGCTTGTCCTCGCGCATCCTGAGAATAACCAAAATATTCTCGACCGCGCGGACTTTATCGGCTCTACCGGACAGATGCAAAAATACGCGGCGGCCTCTCCCGCGGCGGAGTTTATCGTCGCCAGCGAAAATGGTTTGCTGCATCGTCTGCGGACGGACAATCCGGCGAAAAAATTTTATCCTGTCACGCCGCTGGCGGTTTGTCCCAACATGAAAAAGAACACGCTGGAAAAACTGTTGAATGTTCTGGAAAACGAAGTGAATTTAGTGACCGTCGACGCGGCTGTGGCGGACAAAGCGCGTCTGGCGATACAGAGAATGCTGGAGTTAACTTGA
- a CDS encoding ATP-dependent 6-phosphofructokinase, whose amino-acid sequence MEILSAAELLIPRLGAAKFPAEKTLGHKVESIRDDDKIFFHRHVADLHRYLKEPGTLPLLELAGPRHKLFFQPAKARLGIVTCGGLCPGINTIIRSLVFTAYQYYGVKTVYGFRYGYSGLNPRVGLPPLKLDLAAVDNIHALGGTILGSSRGPQEAKVMVDYLEKLGLNILFVVGGDGTMRGALDLAQEIEKRRLAVALIGVPKTIDNDIAFIERSFGFESAVEEATRIIAAAHMEAKGAVNGIGLVKLMGRESGFIAANATLASCVVNFCLIPEAPFKLEKFLQDLERRIKRRHHAVIVTAEGAGQDLLPKGKAAFDKSGNKRLNDIGTFLKNEISKYFTQKKLEANVRYIDPSYAIRSVAPTGDDNVFCLMLGQSAVHAAMSGRTAMVVGYRNDHFIHLPMALVTRFRKKLEINGRTWKTVLDTTGQADYK is encoded by the coding sequence ATGGAAATTTTATCCGCCGCAGAGTTATTGATACCCCGGCTAGGCGCGGCCAAATTTCCTGCCGAAAAAACGCTCGGCCACAAAGTAGAGAGCATCCGTGACGATGACAAAATCTTTTTTCACCGGCATGTCGCGGATCTGCACCGCTATCTCAAAGAGCCCGGCACGCTGCCGCTGCTGGAGCTGGCCGGCCCGCGCCATAAACTTTTTTTTCAGCCGGCCAAAGCCAGACTCGGCATCGTGACCTGCGGGGGCTTGTGTCCGGGCATCAACACAATTATCCGCTCGCTGGTCTTTACGGCCTATCAATATTACGGCGTCAAAACAGTTTACGGTTTCCGCTACGGTTATTCCGGCCTCAATCCGCGCGTTGGCCTGCCGCCGCTCAAGCTCGATCTCGCCGCTGTTGACAATATTCACGCCCTGGGCGGCACGATACTCGGTTCGTCACGCGGCCCGCAGGAGGCCAAAGTCATGGTCGATTATCTGGAAAAACTCGGCCTTAATATTTTATTCGTGGTCGGCGGTGACGGCACGATGCGCGGCGCTCTGGATCTGGCTCAAGAGATCGAAAAACGCCGGTTGGCTGTCGCGCTGATCGGCGTGCCAAAGACGATAGACAACGACATCGCGTTCATCGAAAGAAGTTTCGGTTTTGAAAGCGCGGTCGAGGAAGCCACGCGCATTATCGCCGCCGCGCATATGGAAGCCAAAGGCGCGGTCAATGGCATCGGTCTGGTCAAACTCATGGGGCGTGAATCCGGCTTCATTGCCGCCAACGCCACGCTGGCCAGCTGCGTGGTCAATTTTTGTCTGATACCGGAAGCGCCTTTTAAACTGGAAAAATTTCTTCAGGATCTGGAGCGGCGCATAAAAAGACGCCACCACGCCGTGATCGTCACCGCGGAAGGCGCGGGGCAGGATCTGCTGCCAAAAGGCAAAGCCGCTTTTGACAAATCCGGCAACAAGCGGCTGAATGACATCGGCACATTTTTGAAAAACGAGATCAGCAAATACTTCACGCAAAAAAAATTAGAAGCTAACGTGCGCTACATTGATCCCAGCTACGCGATACGTTCGGTCGCGCCCACTGGCGATGACAATGTTTTTTGTTTGATGCTGGGACAAAGCGCGGTGCACGCGGCGATGAGCGGCCGCACGGCTATGGTTGTCGGCTATCGCAACGATCATTTTATCCATCTGCCGATGGCTCTGGTAACGCGCTTTCGCAAAAAACTGGAGATCAACGGCCGCACCTGGAAAACCGTGCTGGACACCACCGGACAGGCGGATTATAAATAA